One Candidatus Kryptobacter tengchongensis DNA window includes the following coding sequences:
- a CDS encoding Por secretion system C-terminal sorting domain-containing protein: MRTHLLFAVLLLILITAMLEAQPPSLSNIWNPSTNAGQKWTNYRFRDAAIVKGGSYDGRVYLTSSANTIGIIYYEKSNTIDINTAPNTTPDGSFASTMPDGSAWGTAAPYGIAIDDSGYIYVASYGNKKIARYKVGQETTSGVILKDTTGTSDLILQQNPRFIRVEYAGENVKIYYGDGNSKTNGGVYVIFKSGNGWKDSLLFNVSLTTSRSIQAVIKRPGANTLYVTYNGSPYIEKFDYVNGSWIKDPNFVPHNFTLSLLMGISFIDSAGNFIIACDGTNRTFNILDAETGVRYAGINFGVSGEALDNAAVGIAYNDSIFFTVGSRSATAGVFEKIVSNYPLKNEYKNLNFRTVKSGYWSDKTIWEMNDGSRWVSANFYPSFFNSNITIRSGDTVIVDVNTVIDQLLIENGSILKIDSAKTLTISNGPATYDLDIKGILHNYKGTISVGSGLPTITVWRIANGGTYIHNTTTGLSTPLNYAIIDTNSTVEFRDSGTPTISGRTYWNLKFTSDLTLSLTNSTGSNPLTINGTFTIGKGVTWTLTSGFTGALNINGDFILDGVFNTRKNFDIKPNKTLYLNGILNLDSSITVTINGTISASDTAYVKGIGNFTLSDFAIFKTKHPNGLDGSLINTGEKNLSQLAKYIFNGTIPQVTGTILPVAIKHIEINNPSGVTLSHSIDVDTLLLISGDLTIPNPIYGVTVMLLFDASLNKVKGTGTFILSDNATFKTANLYGVDSTITTSTIFLSQWNTKWEFNGTSQQKTGNLIPDIIGKLIINNPGGLILSKDISSNSLEFVKGKLYLNDKDFYLFYPDITGHNKDRYVVADSTGELEFGISIPDSVFAPVGTKSTYLPVAVKDLNSPSLYKVAIRVDGKNPTIGRVGRARNPLLNTWYFKLGDETTQVYDSIKVWFYYPRSIRQTGFIQSLAFVAKWLDLSGEWVHYKQESKPSSDLDTSFVSVLFNEIRGDTVVRPYGIFWGSIPDIPISWEIIQAKRDLNNDFIPDLIDSTVTVVGIVISPNFVPVASGKPAISYYIQDETGGINIFRDGLSDTLKLNIGNLVKVKGRIYQYNGLTEIIPDSLNPFGNITILKPDTVPPSPVKISIAQFLSNPERYEGMLIKIDTVWKKSGTWPGAGSNANIIVYDKDTNLPIILRIDADTDIDGNPEPRYPINIIGIAGQFHTTRKDTGYQIIPRFLTDITRINLLPVVNLISPADRQTFGIVHDSAIITFTWSKPYDPNIPPDTIRHVIFKISSLPNFTTILYSDTLSPADTTISIYHYIFRAMFPLNIDTIDVFWAIFPFDGEGYGKSETYKIKLIKRPTPVVEQSNEIPSDYYLAQNYPNPFNSATTLEFGLPKESYVKLSIYNIIGQEIKILIDEVMNAGKYKINFDADKFSSGVYFYVLKTNDRILKRKMVLIK; encoded by the coding sequence CTCCAAACACAACTCCAGACGGTTCATTTGCATCAACGATGCCCGACGGTAGCGCATGGGGAACAGCAGCTCCATATGGAATAGCAATTGATGATAGCGGTTATATTTATGTTGCATCCTATGGCAATAAAAAAATAGCACGTTATAAAGTTGGTCAAGAAACAACGAGTGGAGTTATTTTAAAAGATACAACTGGTACTTCTGACCTTATCCTTCAACAAAATCCAAGGTTTATAAGGGTCGAATATGCTGGAGAAAATGTAAAAATCTACTACGGCGATGGCAATAGCAAAACAAATGGTGGGGTTTATGTAATTTTTAAAAGTGGCAATGGATGGAAAGATTCTTTACTATTTAATGTTTCACTCACAACCTCAAGATCAATTCAAGCAGTTATAAAACGTCCCGGGGCAAATACACTTTATGTAACTTACAATGGTTCACCGTATATAGAAAAGTTTGATTATGTTAATGGAAGCTGGATTAAAGATCCAAATTTTGTTCCGCATAATTTTACTCTATCACTTTTAATGGGAATCAGCTTTATAGACTCCGCAGGTAATTTCATAATAGCATGTGATGGTACTAACAGGACATTTAATATTCTTGATGCTGAAACTGGTGTAAGATACGCTGGTATAAACTTTGGAGTTTCTGGTGAAGCTCTTGACAATGCAGCTGTAGGAATTGCATATAACGATTCTATATTTTTTACTGTTGGCAGTAGAAGCGCAACCGCAGGTGTATTTGAGAAAATAGTTTCAAATTATCCGCTCAAAAATGAATATAAAAATCTTAACTTTAGAACAGTTAAAAGTGGCTATTGGAGTGATAAAACAATATGGGAAATGAACGACGGTTCAAGATGGGTGTCAGCCAACTTTTATCCATCCTTCTTCAATAGTAATATAACAATAAGAAGTGGGGATACTGTAATTGTAGATGTAAATACAGTAATAGATCAATTATTAATTGAAAATGGTTCAATACTAAAAATTGACTCGGCAAAAACGCTTACAATATCAAATGGTCCTGCAACATATGATCTTGACATTAAAGGAATTCTACACAATTACAAGGGAACAATATCAGTCGGCTCTGGATTACCAACAATTACAGTTTGGCGCATCGCAAATGGTGGAACATACATACATAACACAACAACTGGGCTTTCGACACCCCTAAACTATGCTATAATCGATACAAATAGTACCGTTGAATTCCGTGATTCAGGAACCCCTACAATTTCGGGTAGAACATATTGGAACTTAAAATTTACAAGCGATTTAACGTTATCACTTACAAATTCAACAGGTTCAAATCCACTTACAATTAACGGAACATTCACAATCGGAAAGGGGGTCACATGGACACTAACTTCTGGATTTACAGGTGCGCTCAATATCAACGGAGATTTCATCTTGGATGGGGTATTTAACACTAGGAAAAACTTTGATATAAAACCTAATAAAACACTTTACTTAAATGGTATTCTAAACCTTGATAGCTCAATAACTGTGACAATTAATGGAACAATTTCTGCCAGCGATACTGCCTATGTTAAAGGTATAGGAAACTTTACTCTTTCGGATTTCGCAATCTTTAAAACAAAACATCCTAACGGGCTTGATGGCAGCTTAATTAACACAGGAGAAAAAAATTTAAGCCAACTTGCAAAATATATTTTTAACGGAACAATCCCACAGGTAACAGGGACAATACTCCCTGTCGCTATTAAACATATTGAAATAAACAATCCATCTGGGGTTACCTTAAGCCATTCAATAGATGTAGATACATTGTTACTTATATCGGGTGATTTGACTATTCCTAATCCGATATATGGGGTAACTGTTATGCTGTTATTTGATGCCAGCCTAAATAAAGTTAAGGGAACAGGAACATTTATTCTCTCTGATAATGCTACTTTTAAAACGGCAAATTTATATGGTGTTGATAGCACGATAACAACCTCAACAATTTTCCTATCACAATGGAATACTAAATGGGAGTTTAATGGAACATCACAACAGAAAACAGGTAACTTAATTCCGGATATAATTGGCAAATTGATTATAAATAACCCTGGTGGGTTAATCCTATCAAAAGATATATCGTCTAATTCACTTGAATTTGTTAAAGGAAAGTTATATTTGAATGACAAGGATTTTTATCTTTTTTATCCCGATATAACAGGGCATAACAAAGATCGTTATGTTGTCGCTGATAGCACAGGTGAGTTGGAATTTGGAATTTCAATTCCCGACTCAGTATTTGCACCGGTTGGAACAAAATCAACATACTTACCTGTTGCCGTCAAAGATTTAAATTCTCCAAGTCTATATAAAGTCGCTATTAGAGTTGATGGGAAAAATCCAACGATTGGAAGAGTTGGTAGAGCAAGAAATCCACTTTTAAATACTTGGTATTTTAAATTAGGAGATGAAACTACCCAAGTTTATGACTCTATAAAGGTTTGGTTTTACTATCCCAGATCAATCAGACAAACTGGTTTTATTCAATCGCTTGCGTTTGTTGCAAAATGGCTTGATTTGTCGGGCGAATGGGTTCACTATAAACAAGAAAGCAAACCATCATCTGACCTTGATACATCATTTGTTTCAGTGCTTTTCAATGAAATAAGAGGTGATACAGTTGTCCGCCCATACGGTATTTTCTGGGGGAGTATACCCGACATTCCCATCAGTTGGGAAATCATACAAGCAAAACGTGACCTTAACAATGACTTCATCCCTGACCTTATTGATTCAACCGTCACAGTTGTTGGAATAGTGATATCACCTAACTTTGTTCCAGTTGCATCCGGCAAACCAGCAATTTCATATTATATCCAAGATGAAACAGGGGGAATAAACATTTTTAGAGATGGGCTATCGGACACTCTGAAACTTAATATTGGAAATTTGGTTAAAGTCAAAGGGAGAATATACCAATATAATGGTTTAACTGAGATAATTCCGGATAGCCTGAACCCATTTGGAAATATTACTATTCTAAAACCGGATACTGTGCCTCCATCTCCCGTTAAAATTTCAATAGCGCAATTTTTGTCAAATCCTGAGAGATATGAGGGGATGCTAATTAAGATTGATACAGTCTGGAAAAAATCGGGTACTTGGCCAGGTGCTGGCTCAAATGCAAATATAATTGTTTATGATAAAGATACAAATCTTCCTATAATTTTGAGAATAGATGCTGATACAGATATAGATGGAAACCCCGAACCACGCTATCCAATAAATATAATTGGCATTGCTGGACAATTTCATACAACAAGAAAAGATACGGGTTATCAAATTATACCAAGATTTTTAACGGATATTACTAGAATTAATCTTTTACCAGTTGTAAATCTGATATCACCCGCTGATAGACAGACATTTGGAATAGTACACGATAGTGCAATTATTACATTCACCTGGTCAAAACCCTATGATCCAAACATTCCACCAGATACAATACGTCATGTTATTTTCAAAATTTCATCGCTACCGAATTTCACTACAATTTTATATAGCGATACACTTTCACCAGCTGATACAACTATAAGTATTTACCACTACATCTTCAGAGCAATGTTCCCATTAAATATTGATACAATTGATGTTTTTTGGGCTATATTTCCATTTGACGGAGAAGGATACGGAAAAAGTGAAACCTATAAGATAAAATTAATAAAGAGACCAACTCCTGTCGTTGAACAATCTAATGAAATACCATCAGATTATTACCTCGCTCAAAACTATCCTAACCCATTTAACTCAGCAACAACCCTTGAATTTGGATTACCAAAAGAATCATATGTGAAACTCTCAATTTACAACATAATTGGGCAAGAGATTAAAATATTAATTGACGAGGTAATGAATGCAGGCAAATATAAAATAAACTTTGACGCAGATAAATTTTCTTCTGGTGTATATTTTTATGTGTTAAAGACCAATGATAGAATACTAAAGCGAAAAATGGTTCTAATCAAATAA
- a CDS encoding Glycosyltransferase, catalytic subunit of cellulose synthase and poly-beta-1,6-N-acetylglucosamine synthase encodes MLEIFVLALYFVSILVLSVFGSHGFVLVYYYFKNKKEEAEGRKRKLSPKTLEELFGDEKNYPNVTIQLPIYNELYVVSRLLDAVSRIEYPKEKLQIQVLDDSTDETVQVVALKVMELKRKGFDIEHIRRGTREGFKAGALKYGLKFAKGDFIAIFDADFVPKSDFLKKTLPYFYLDGNIGMVQTRWEHLNDNYSLLTQAQALALNGHFIMEQYVRNESGFFITFNGTGGIWRKSCIEDAGGWETDTLAEDMDLSYRAQLKKWKFIFLKDVVSPAELPAEINALKSQQFRWTKGAIEVGLKYLKEIWRENLPLKLKLEATFQLTNNFVFPFILLTALLNPMVVVIKESGDYNWYYFIMGAFVLPFFGPFLVYTLAQREIYSNWKDKIILFPLFLAGSMGLAVNNTRAVILALLRKKTEFVRTPKYGIESEEEKWETKKYVASRVEWVTYVEILLALYMFAGMMVSVYYLELAAIPFQVMFFAGFSFIGILSIKHSKVWNEYVVKLYLIWNIIRGKFIYKSSNVR; translated from the coding sequence ATGTTAGAAATTTTTGTTCTTGCGCTTTACTTTGTTTCAATTCTTGTTCTTTCTGTTTTTGGCTCTCATGGTTTTGTCCTTGTTTATTATTACTTCAAAAATAAAAAGGAAGAAGCTGAGGGAAGGAAAAGAAAGTTAAGCCCTAAAACGCTTGAAGAACTCTTTGGGGACGAGAAAAATTATCCAAATGTAACAATTCAACTTCCAATTTACAATGAATTATATGTTGTATCTCGCCTTCTTGATGCTGTGAGCAGGATTGAATATCCGAAGGAGAAATTACAAATTCAAGTTCTTGATGATTCAACGGATGAAACTGTTCAGGTAGTTGCTTTAAAGGTGATGGAGTTGAAAAGGAAGGGTTTTGATATTGAGCATATACGAAGAGGGACGAGAGAAGGGTTTAAGGCTGGTGCTTTGAAATATGGTTTAAAATTTGCTAAAGGTGATTTTATTGCAATTTTTGACGCTGACTTTGTTCCGAAGTCGGATTTTTTAAAGAAGACATTACCATATTTTTATCTTGATGGAAATATCGGAATGGTTCAGACAAGATGGGAACATTTGAATGATAATTATTCTCTTTTGACTCAGGCGCAGGCACTTGCCTTGAATGGGCATTTCATAATGGAGCAATATGTAAGAAATGAGTCTGGATTTTTTATAACCTTTAATGGGACAGGTGGTATATGGAGGAAATCATGTATAGAGGATGCAGGTGGTTGGGAAACTGATACGCTTGCAGAGGATATGGATTTGAGCTATAGGGCTCAACTTAAAAAATGGAAGTTTATATTTTTGAAGGATGTTGTTTCACCAGCTGAATTACCTGCTGAAATAAATGCCCTTAAGTCTCAGCAGTTCCGCTGGACCAAGGGTGCGATTGAGGTTGGGCTAAAATATCTGAAAGAGATATGGCGTGAAAATCTACCACTAAAGCTTAAACTTGAAGCGACATTTCAGTTAACAAACAATTTTGTCTTTCCTTTTATCCTTTTGACTGCTTTGCTTAATCCAATGGTTGTTGTGATAAAAGAGAGCGGAGATTATAATTGGTATTATTTCATTATGGGTGCTTTCGTTCTACCTTTTTTTGGTCCATTTCTTGTTTATACACTTGCTCAAAGGGAAATTTACAGCAATTGGAAGGATAAGATAATTTTGTTTCCTCTTTTTCTTGCTGGAAGCATGGGTCTTGCCGTTAATAACACAAGGGCTGTTATCTTAGCCTTATTGAGGAAAAAAACTGAATTTGTAAGGACACCAAAATATGGGATTGAAAGTGAAGAAGAAAAATGGGAAACGAAAAAATATGTTGCATCCCGAGTTGAATGGGTAACATATGTTGAAATTTTGCTTGCACTATATATGTTCGCTGGAATGATGGTAAGTGTGTATTATCTTGAACTTGCTGCGATACCTTTTCAAGTAATGTTTTTTGCTGGATTCTCCTTCATAGGGATTCTGTCAATAAAGCATTCAAAAGTCTGGAACGAATATGTAGTAAAACTATATCTTATATGGAATATAATCAGGGGCAAGTTTATATATAAGAGTTCAAATGTGAGATAA